The Edaphobacter bradus genome contains a region encoding:
- a CDS encoding c-type cytochrome yields MASPVLGVVGGALVLLTSGCPASKKPSKLETTLANMAKDVVIPLEAQNVKNPASATDENIQAGQQTYLQQCALCHASDGRAETKLGLAMYPPAMDLNSPHVQRWSDAELFWIIQNGVRLTGMPAWKTIVSEQDSWKMVNFIHALPKLALIQAAQQKEAVAAKSQAQLVAYGRKLYRQEGCVGCHQLDGEGGTVGPDLTVEGTRGRSDEWLVGHFKDPSAYTPGSVMLSFKQLTDEQLRALTVFLQGEKGPEPK; encoded by the coding sequence AGAAGCCCTCGAAGCTCGAGACCACTCTGGCCAACATGGCCAAGGACGTGGTCATCCCGCTTGAGGCACAGAACGTGAAGAACCCTGCCTCGGCAACCGATGAGAATATTCAGGCGGGGCAACAAACCTATCTGCAACAATGCGCCCTGTGTCACGCTTCCGACGGACGCGCGGAGACGAAGCTCGGCCTCGCAATGTATCCGCCGGCCATGGATTTGAATTCACCCCACGTGCAGCGATGGAGCGACGCCGAGCTTTTCTGGATCATCCAGAACGGGGTCCGGCTCACGGGCATGCCCGCGTGGAAGACGATTGTGTCGGAGCAGGACAGCTGGAAGATGGTTAACTTCATTCACGCCCTACCCAAGCTGGCGCTCATTCAGGCGGCGCAGCAAAAGGAAGCGGTAGCCGCAAAGTCGCAAGCCCAACTGGTCGCGTATGGCCGCAAGCTCTATCGCCAGGAAGGATGCGTGGGATGTCATCAACTCGACGGAGAAGGCGGAACGGTTGGGCCCGACTTGACGGTAGAGGGCACGCGCGGGCGCAGCGACGAATGGCTTGTCGGCCACTTTAAGGACCCGAGCGCCTATACCCCCGGCTCGGTAATGCTTTCCTTCAAACAGCTCACGGACGAGCAACTCCGCGCACTTACCGTGTTCTTGCAAGGCGAGAAGGGGCCCGAACCGAAATGA